The following coding sequences are from one Epinephelus fuscoguttatus linkage group LG5, E.fuscoguttatus.final_Chr_v1 window:
- the LOC125888472 gene encoding olfactory receptor 142-like — protein sequence MINATHVSYFTLAAYFEAGIFKYVFFLIVMLLYMLILCSNLLLIVVICVNRSLHEPMYMFLCSLFVNELYGSTGLFPLLLLQILSDIHTVSASACLLQIFCVYTYANVQFFNLAVMSYDRCLAICFPLQYNTRMTSDKIAILIAVIWLPPFLVVLVAIMLSASLQLCGNIINKVYCDNYSIVKLACSDTTVNNIFGLIYVYISKLALVTLICYMYMKILYVCFSGSKQTRQKALSTCTPHLASLLNFSFGAFFEIMQNRFDMSSVPNILRIFLSLYWLTCQPLFNPVMYGLNLTKIRIICKSLVFGKS from the coding sequence ATGATTAACGCTACACATGTTTCATATTTCACACTTGCTGCCTACTTTGAAGCCGGGATTTTTAAATACGTCTTCTTTCTAATTGTTATGTTGTTATACATGTTGATTCTTTGCTCCAACCTCCTGCTGATTGTGGTTATCTGTGTGAACAGAAGCTTACATGAACCTATGTACATGTTTCTGTGCAGCCtgtttgtaaatgaactgtatGGTAGTACAGGGTTGTTTCCATTGCTGCTGCTTCAGATCCTCTCTGACATTCACACTGTTTCTGCTTCAGCTTGTCTCCTGCAGATTTTCTGTGTGTACACGTATGCCAATGTACAGTTTTTTAATTTAGCTGTCATGTCCTACGACAGGTGCCTCGCTATCTGTTTCCCTCTTCAGTATAACACACGGATGACTTCTGACAAAATAGCCATTCTCATTGCTGTGATATGGTTACCCCCTTTTCTTGTGGTCCTTGTGGCGATAATGTTGAGTGCCTCTTTACAGCTGTGTGGGAACATCATTAACAAAGTGTACTGTGACAACTACTCTATTGTGAAACTGGCCTGCTCTGACACAACAGTCAATAACATCTTTGGACTGATTTACGTGTATATCTCAAAACTTGCTCTTGTAACTTTAATCTGTTACATGTACATGAAGATCCTCTACGTCTGTTTCTCTGGCTCTAAACAGACGAGACAGAAAGCTCTCAGCACCTGCACACCTCACCTCGCCTCTCTGCTCAACTTCTCCTTCGGGGCTTTCTTTGAAATAATGCAAAACAGGTTTGATATGAGCAGTGTGCCAAATATTCTGCGcatctttttgtcattataCTGGCTCACATGTCAGCCGCTCTTTAACCCTGTGATGTACGGACTGAATCTGACCAAAATTCGCATCATATGTAAAAGTCTTGTTTTTGGTAAAAGCTAA
- the LOC125889559 gene encoding olfactory receptor 52E4-like, which produces MNSTKFSYFTFSPYFDSGLLEYVYFMIVMSLYVLILCSNLLLIVVICVNRSLHEPMYMFLCSLFVNELYGSTGLFPLLLLQILSDIHTVSASACFLQIFCLYTYANVEICNLAVMSYDRYLAICCPLQYNMHMTHNRTVILFALTWLYPFLAVIVLISLSASLQLCGNIINKVYCDNYSVVKLACSDTTVNNIYGMIYTTATICVVILIFYSYIRILKVCFSGSKQTRQKAVSTCTPHLASLLNFSFGAFFEIVSSRFDMKHLPDMLRIFLSLYWLTCQPLFNPVLYGLNLTKIRIIFKNLVFGKI; this is translated from the coding sequence ATGAACTCTACAAAGTTTTCATATTTCACATTCTCACCCTACTTTGACTCCGGGCTTTTAGAGTACGTATATTTCATGATCGTCATGTCTCTGTATGTTTTGATTCTTTGCTCCAACCTCCTGCTGATTGTGGTTATCTGTGTGAACAGAAGCTTACATGAACCTATGTACATGTTTCTGTGCAGCCtgtttgtaaatgaactgtatGGTAGTACAGGGTTGTTTCCATTGCTGCTGCTTCAGATCCTCTCTGACATTCACACTGTCTCTGCTTCAGCTTGTTTCCTGCAGATTTTCTGTTTGTACACGTATGCAAATGTGGAGATCTGTAATTTAGCCGTCATGTCTTATGACAGATATCTTGCTATCTGTTGTCCACTACAATATAACATGCATATGACCCACAACAGGACCGTCATACTCTTCGCTCTAACATGGTTATACCCTTTTCTTGCAGTCATTGTCTTGATATCATTGAGTGCCTCTCTGCAGCTGTGTGGCAACATCATTAACAAAGTGTACTGTGACAACTACTCTGTTGTGAAGCTGGCCTGCTCTGACACAACAGTCAATAACATCTATGGGATGATTTACACAACTGCAACAATTTGTGttgtaattttaatattttattcttATATCAGGATCCTTAAAGTTTGTTTCTCTGGTTCTAAACAGACGAGACAGAAAGCCGTCAGCACCTGCACACCTCACCTCGCCTCTCTGCTCAACTTCTCTTTCGGGGCTTTCTTTGAAATAGTGTCAAGCAGATTTGATATGAAACATTTACCTGATATGTTGCGCATCTTTTTATCATTATACTGGCTCACATGCCAGCCGCTCTTCAACCCTGTACTGTACGGACTGAATTTAACCAAAATTCGCATCATATTTAAAAATCTCGTCTTTGGGAAAATTTAG
- the LOC125889543 gene encoding olfactory receptor 52D1-like, with protein MMNSTQASYFTLGAYFNTGVLKYLYFIIVMILYMLILCSNLLLIVVICVNRSLHEPMYMFLCSLFVNELYGSTGLFPLLLLQILSDIHTVSASACFLQIFCVYSYASVEFFNLAIMSYDRYLAICYPLQYKTRMTHNKIAVLIALIWFYCSVVCFLPMCLSVPLQLCGNIINKVYCDNYSIVKLACSDTTVNNIYGLIATFVTISCPVSLILYTYTKIFKVCFSGSKHTRQKAISTCTPHLASLLNFSFGAFFEVYQTRFNMNSVPNMVRIFLSLYWLTCQPLFNPVVYGLNVSSIRIICKNLIHFKM; from the coding sequence ATGATGAACTCTACACAGGCTTCATATTTTACACTTGGTGCCTACTTTAACACCGGGGTACTGAAATACTTATACTTCATCATTGTGATGATTTTATACATGTTGATTCTTTGCTCCAACCTCCTGCTGATTGTGGTTATCTGTGTGAACAGAAGCTTACATGAACCTATGTACATGTTTCTGTGCAGCCtgtttgtaaatgaactgtatGGTAGTACAGGGTTGTTTCCATTGCTGCTGCTTCAGATCCTCTCTGACATTCACACTGTCTCTGCTTCAGCTTGTTTCCTGCAGATTTTCTGTGTGTATTCATATGCTTCTGTGGAATTTTTTAACTTAGCCATCATGTCTTATGACAGATATCTGGCCATCTGTTATCCTCTACAATATAAGACACGCATGACACATAACAAAATTGCAGTACTTATTGCTCTGATATGgttttattgttctgttgtatgttttctTCCAATGTGCTTAAGTGTCCCTTTACAGCTGTGTGGGAACATCATTAACAAAGTGTACTGTGACAACTACTCCATCGTCAAACTGGCCTGCTCTGACACAACAGTCAATAACATTTATGGACTTATTGCCACTTTTGTCACAATCTCTTGTCCTGTATCTTTGATTCTTTACACTTACACAAAGATCTTTAAAGTCTGTTTTTCTGGTTCTAAACACACGAGACAGAAAGCCATCAGTACCTGCACACCTCACCTTGCCTCTCTGCTCAACTTTTCCTTTGGGGCTTTCTTTGAAGTGTATCAGACCAGGTTTAATATGAACAGTGTACCAAATATGGTGCGAATATTTTTATCCTTATACTGGCTCACATGCCAACCTCTCTTTAACCCTGTCGTGTACGGCCTGAATGTGTCCAGTATTCGTATCATATGTAAAAAtctgattcattttaaaatgtaa